In Gopherus flavomarginatus isolate rGopFla2 chromosome 1, rGopFla2.mat.asm, whole genome shotgun sequence, a single genomic region encodes these proteins:
- the LOC127042949 gene encoding C-type lectin domain family 4 member D-like encodes MALERIKEFEAQVVFSYILTVEGKDSGGSLPLVPPEKSTPQSAPQKPTWQFLQLVSALLLLLCVSLLIALIVTLLKANGGCEEHKALPQSSAEWRCVLGRAEVKGQVWTCCPMGWKHFQSSCYYFSRDIMNWGDSETNCTGMGSHLVVINTGNEQDFIFNWTKTTFTFISDGSYYIGLTDQAEEGQWLWADQTPCNETAAFWRQNEPSNGNMENCAVMHTETKANRKNWNDIPCSTKVYRICETAATSF; translated from the exons ATGGCTCTTGAAAG gataaaggagtttgaggcccAAGTGGTGTTCTCATACATCCTCACTGTGGAAGGAAAAGACTCAG GGGGGTCTTTGCCTTTAGTACCTCCAGAGAAGAGCACGCCACAGAGTGCACCCCAGAAGCCCACCTGGCAATTCCTGCAGTTGGTCTCAGCACTGTTGCTATTACTGTGTGTCTCTCTCCTTATTGCCCTCATTG TCACTCTACTCAAGGCAAATGGAGGCTGTGAAGAGCacaaggccctgccccagagctctgCAGAGTGGCGTTGTGTCCTGGGGAGAGCTGAGGTTAAAG GGCAAGTCTGGACATGCTGTCCCATGGGCTGGAAGCACTTCCAGTCCAGCTGCTACTACTTCTCTAGAGACATCATGAACTGGGGTGACAGTGAGACAAACTGCACAGGGATGGGCTCCCACTTGGTGGTGATCAACACAGGAAATGAGCAG GATTTCATTTTCAATTGGACAAAGACAACTTTTACGTTTATCTCAGACGGGAGTTACTATATCGGTCTGACAGATCAAGCAGAGGAAGGCCAGTGGCTCTGGGCGGATCAGACTCCATGTAATGAGACTGCAGC ATTCTGGAGACAAAATGAACCTAGTAATGGCAACATGGAGAACTGTGCTGTCATGCATACAGAGACAAAGGCAAATAGGAAGAATTGGAATGATATTCCGTGTTCCACTAAAGTATATAGAATTTGTGAAACTGCTGCAACAAGTTTTTGA